A window of the Listeria swaminathanii genome harbors these coding sequences:
- a CDS encoding XTP/dITP diphosphatase yields the protein MSKIIIATANKGKAKEFEKIFAKFNIEVATLADFPEIGEIEETGTTFAENAALKAETVASLLNQTVIADDSGLIVDALDGAPGVYSARYAGVAHDDAKNNEKLLKNLEGVEPAKRTARFHCTLSVATPSEKTSFYTGEVEGVIAEQLCGTNGFGYDPLFFLPDFGLTMAEIPAEKKNEISHRANAIKQLEKDLTEVVEKVTKK from the coding sequence ATGAGTAAAATTATTATTGCCACCGCCAACAAAGGGAAAGCAAAAGAATTTGAAAAAATCTTCGCTAAATTCAATATCGAAGTAGCTACGTTAGCAGATTTTCCAGAAATTGGCGAAATCGAAGAAACTGGCACAACATTCGCTGAAAATGCTGCTCTTAAAGCCGAAACGGTCGCTAGCTTGCTAAATCAAACAGTTATTGCTGATGACTCTGGTTTAATCGTAGACGCGCTTGACGGAGCTCCTGGCGTCTATTCCGCACGCTATGCTGGTGTCGCTCATGATGATGCCAAAAACAATGAAAAACTACTTAAAAATTTAGAAGGCGTTGAACCCGCTAAAAGAACCGCTCGTTTCCACTGTACACTTTCTGTAGCCACACCTTCTGAGAAAACATCTTTTTACACAGGTGAAGTAGAAGGCGTTATTGCAGAACAACTTTGCGGAACAAATGGTTTCGGTTATGATCCATTATTTTTCTTACCAGATTTTGGTCTTACGATGGCAGAAATTCCCGCAGAGAAAAAGAACGAAATCAGCCACCGTGCAAATGCCATTAAACAACTAGAAAAAGATTTAACAGAAGTAGTAGAAAAAGTAACCAAAAAGTGA
- a CDS encoding MSCRAMM family protein, whose product MNSQKRKEKKVKIIAMALVVMILANLFQPFNGIAASLRLDETGYFYTGISFTNGQKLENKDIWNMKMDGKDVFCIDSAAPANTEEGYSAETYTGSKKDLLSKVAYYGFTQSEQSYKDFATTQLLIWEVLGEQLEWTSLPNYWTDRDTILAQVRKHDTQPSWDTQTITIIEGQEFVQGDTSNVTDVLNITNNATGIQVTKTGNTLKLKADKNSKSGEIMFSKVPDSALGTSIVYNKADRQSLVDFHLQDTGKAKLKVNVKKLGGVRVKKIDPKTNQPLPNTTIKFEYGGTSKTVVTNATGIAELVGIPEGTQVKVTEIAAPAGYHNSGEVKTTTIKPSETIELIFNNNKQMGTVKLTKTGQEFGASMPNDNYTLKEAVYGIYNSSDVRVGELITDEKGYAESGSLSLGQYYLLEEKAPAGYLLSDEKLSFEIKYAGQDVAITNTQVQAVDVEQKGSAKLIKEDAETGEIAQGNAVLDGAVYELYRSSDDMLMDTVTIEDGQAQTDNLLLDSYYWLEKEAPTGYLLDSEKYPFDLTYNQEAEVADVTVTVKEQVIKEKIKVIKCDELTKEPIKNNAATFKLKDLQTGEFIEHEGKSEFMTDQSGEFVTEDLPYGEYELTEVIAPKNYQLTNEPTKITIDGTHEGIIEVKIMNTEIPKPLPKKSTRNKVDPVIKMAETRPLPLLGDNDGIALVFIGLGLVVTGLAIYWSKKNNGKRKK is encoded by the coding sequence ATGAACAGTCAAAAAAGGAAGGAAAAGAAAGTAAAAATAATCGCAATGGCGTTAGTAGTTATGATATTAGCAAATCTATTTCAACCGTTCAATGGAATAGCGGCATCACTTCGGCTCGATGAAACAGGTTATTTTTACACAGGAATTAGTTTTACAAATGGGCAGAAATTAGAAAACAAAGATATCTGGAACATGAAGATGGATGGTAAAGATGTCTTTTGTATCGATTCTGCCGCACCAGCAAATACAGAAGAAGGTTATAGTGCGGAAACATATACAGGTAGTAAAAAAGACTTGTTATCTAAAGTTGCTTACTATGGTTTTACTCAATCTGAACAAAGTTATAAAGATTTTGCGACCACCCAATTACTTATTTGGGAAGTGCTTGGTGAACAATTAGAGTGGACATCATTACCTAACTACTGGACGGATAGAGATACAATTTTAGCGCAGGTAAGAAAGCATGATACACAGCCATCATGGGACACGCAGACAATTACAATAATTGAAGGCCAAGAGTTTGTACAGGGTGATACAAGCAATGTAACAGACGTGCTCAATATCACAAATAATGCGACGGGAATCCAGGTTACGAAAACCGGGAACACACTCAAATTAAAAGCGGATAAGAATTCTAAATCAGGAGAAATTATGTTTTCTAAAGTGCCAGATTCTGCTTTAGGAACATCGATTGTTTATAACAAAGCAGATCGCCAAAGTCTGGTAGATTTTCATTTACAAGATACTGGAAAAGCAAAACTAAAAGTAAACGTGAAAAAACTCGGCGGCGTGCGAGTGAAAAAAATAGATCCAAAAACAAATCAACCATTACCAAATACCACCATTAAATTTGAATACGGAGGCACATCCAAAACAGTCGTAACAAATGCAACTGGTATTGCTGAACTTGTTGGAATTCCAGAAGGGACGCAAGTAAAAGTTACCGAAATAGCAGCTCCAGCAGGCTACCATAATAGTGGAGAAGTCAAAACAACCACTATTAAACCAAGTGAAACAATAGAACTTATTTTTAATAATAATAAGCAAATGGGAACGGTTAAATTAACGAAAACCGGTCAAGAATTTGGTGCGAGCATGCCCAATGATAATTACACTTTAAAAGAAGCTGTATACGGGATTTATAACAGTAGTGATGTACGAGTGGGAGAATTAATTACAGATGAAAAAGGCTACGCAGAATCTGGTTCACTCTCGCTAGGGCAATATTATCTGCTAGAGGAAAAAGCACCCGCTGGCTATCTTCTAAGTGACGAAAAGTTATCTTTTGAAATCAAATATGCAGGACAAGATGTTGCAATCACCAACACACAAGTACAAGCGGTCGATGTGGAGCAAAAAGGTTCTGCTAAACTAATTAAAGAAGATGCTGAAACAGGCGAAATAGCCCAAGGAAATGCCGTTTTAGATGGAGCTGTTTATGAATTATATCGTTCCTCAGATGATATGTTAATGGATACAGTCACGATTGAAGATGGTCAAGCGCAAACAGATAATTTATTATTAGACAGCTATTACTGGCTAGAAAAAGAAGCGCCGACTGGCTACTTGTTGGATAGTGAGAAGTATCCTTTTGATTTGACCTATAACCAAGAAGCAGAAGTGGCTGATGTAACTGTCACAGTCAAAGAACAAGTCATCAAAGAAAAAATCAAAGTAATTAAATGCGACGAGCTGACAAAAGAACCTATCAAGAATAATGCTGCTACTTTTAAATTAAAAGATTTGCAGACAGGTGAGTTTATAGAGCATGAAGGAAAATCAGAATTTATGACCGACCAGTCGGGAGAATTTGTGACAGAAGATTTACCGTATGGAGAGTATGAATTGACGGAAGTTATTGCTCCAAAAAATTATCAACTGACGAATGAACCAACTAAAATAACTATTGACGGAACACATGAGGGCATCATTGAAGTAAAAATCATGAATACTGAAATACCTAAACCACTACCGAAGAAATCAACTCGAAATAAGGTAGACCCAGTAATAAAAATGGCAGAAACTAGACCATTACCACTGCTCGGAGATAATGACGGTATTGCTTTAGTATTTATTGGTCTAGGACTTGTAGTAACTGGACTAGCGATATATTGGAGCAAAAAAAATAACGGCAAACGTAAAAAATAA
- the rph gene encoding ribonuclease PH has protein sequence MRFDGRESNALRNIEVTPDYLMHPEGSVLIASGNTKVICSASVETKVPPFMRGEGRGWISAEYSMLPRATNTRNIRESSKGKVTGRTMEIQRLIGRALRAVVDLDALGERTIWLDCDVIQADGGTRTASITGAFIAMVMAIAKLDEETPFTKFPVKDFLAATSVGVLEEGGTVLDLNYVEDSAAQVDMNIIMTGSGAFVELQGTGEEATFSEAELAELIVLGKKGISELIEIQKETLGEKVTARIKGE, from the coding sequence ATGAGATTTGATGGAAGAGAAAGTAATGCATTACGAAATATCGAAGTAACACCAGATTATTTAATGCATCCAGAAGGTTCTGTTTTAATTGCATCAGGAAATACAAAAGTTATATGTTCTGCAAGTGTGGAAACAAAAGTACCACCATTTATGCGAGGAGAAGGCCGCGGCTGGATCTCTGCTGAATATTCGATGTTACCACGAGCAACGAACACACGTAACATCCGTGAATCCTCTAAAGGTAAAGTAACCGGCAGAACAATGGAAATTCAACGTTTAATCGGACGTGCGCTCCGTGCAGTTGTTGATTTAGACGCACTTGGCGAAAGAACGATTTGGCTTGATTGCGACGTTATCCAAGCTGATGGCGGTACACGTACAGCGTCTATCACCGGCGCGTTTATTGCAATGGTTATGGCAATTGCCAAGCTAGACGAAGAAACACCATTCACTAAATTTCCGGTAAAAGATTTCCTAGCTGCTACAAGCGTGGGCGTTTTAGAAGAAGGCGGCACCGTGCTTGACCTGAACTACGTAGAAGATAGCGCAGCGCAAGTAGATATGAATATTATTATGACTGGTAGCGGCGCCTTCGTGGAACTTCAAGGAACCGGCGAAGAAGCTACTTTTTCCGAAGCAGAACTTGCTGAACTAATTGTTTTAGGTAAAAAAGGTATTAGCGAACTAATCGAAATCCAAAAAGAAACACTTGGAGAAAAAGTCACAGCGCGGATTAAAGGAGAATAA
- a CDS encoding IS3 family transposase, with product MCRNIYNTPIFIVIVYHNQNRIQQKLGYKSPIEYRQSIA from the coding sequence ATGTGCAGAAACATATATAATACGCCGATATTTATTGTGATAGTTTATCATAACCAAAATCGAATTCAACAAAAACTAGGCTACAAATCACCGATAGAATATCGGCAATCCATAGCCTAA
- a CDS encoding ankyrin repeat domain-containing protein: MFNENELYPVLLSNNFSKVDDFLTKYGIDSVDRDNRSLLMSAVVERKMSIIEYLIEKGSNLNLQDKNGMTALHLAAMHDYTEIVEYLISKGATVDAEDNNGNTALWRAAMELPKEAKSITILLENGADVTKQNKYQISPEDLLSDE; this comes from the coding sequence ATGTTTAATGAAAATGAGTTATATCCAGTGTTACTAAGCAATAACTTTTCTAAAGTTGACGATTTTCTAACTAAATATGGCATAGATAGTGTGGACAGGGACAATCGTTCTTTATTAATGTCAGCAGTCGTAGAAAGAAAAATGAGCATTATCGAATATTTAATTGAAAAAGGTAGTAATTTGAATTTACAGGATAAAAACGGAATGACTGCATTGCATCTAGCTGCAATGCATGACTATACTGAAATAGTTGAGTACTTGATTTCAAAGGGGGCAACTGTTGATGCAGAAGACAATAATGGGAATACGGCGTTATGGCGTGCAGCAATGGAGCTACCTAAAGAAGCTAAATCTATAACTATTTTATTGGAAAATGGAGCCGATGTAACAAAGCAAAATAAATACCAAATATCTCCTGAAGACTTATTGTCTGATGAATAG
- a CDS encoding metallophosphoesterase, with protein sequence MKLLVVSDSHSERDCLIHLKEKYENTVDAMIHCGDSELEADDPAIQGFHTVRGNCDFGGGFPNDWVGEVDGYRILTTHGHLYNIKMTLMNLRYRARELNADFAFFGHSHELGAEMLDDTIILNPGSISLPRGRIRIKTYALIDSTPEGIQVRFMDRDDNELTDLTQTFPLIKHN encoded by the coding sequence ATGAAATTATTAGTAGTTAGCGACAGCCACTCAGAACGTGACTGCTTAATCCATCTTAAAGAAAAATACGAAAATACAGTCGATGCTATGATTCATTGTGGGGATTCTGAATTAGAAGCTGACGATCCTGCGATTCAGGGATTTCATACTGTTCGAGGCAACTGTGATTTTGGTGGCGGCTTCCCAAATGATTGGGTAGGAGAAGTAGACGGCTACCGCATTTTAACCACACACGGACATCTCTATAACATCAAGATGACACTCATGAATTTACGATATCGTGCACGTGAACTAAACGCAGATTTCGCCTTCTTCGGTCATTCCCATGAACTAGGCGCAGAGATGCTAGACGACACCATCATTTTAAACCCAGGAAGCATCTCCTTACCAAGAGGCCGCATCCGCATCAAAACATATGCACTCATCGATTCCACACCAGAAGGCATCCAAGTGCGCTTCATGGACCGGGACGACAACGAACTAACAGACCTAACCCAAACATTCCCATTAATCAAGCACAACTAG
- a CDS encoding DUF2750 domain-containing protein produces MYKLSPKEIEVMVNKSAKDRYIYFVKRVADQGAAWTLKDKEGFVTTSDSEASLALPIWPFKEYASKLKENEWKDLELKKISFKQLSKEILPNLSKDSVNVAVFMVPNTNEVVTVSADRLLDDLLNEQSNFL; encoded by the coding sequence ATGTATAAATTATCTCCAAAAGAAATAGAGGTTATGGTAAATAAATCGGCTAAAGATAGGTACATCTATTTTGTCAAAAGAGTTGCGGATCAAGGGGCAGCTTGGACTTTAAAAGATAAAGAGGGATTTGTAACTACTTCAGATTCAGAGGCGAGCCTTGCTTTACCAATATGGCCTTTTAAAGAATATGCTTCGAAATTAAAAGAAAATGAATGGAAAGATTTGGAACTCAAAAAAATAAGTTTTAAGCAACTAAGTAAAGAAATCTTACCGAATTTATCCAAAGATAGTGTGAATGTAGCAGTTTTTATGGTACCCAATACTAATGAAGTGGTTACAGTTTCCGCGGATAGATTATTAGATGACTTATTGAACGAGCAATCAAATTTTTTATAA
- the uvrC gene encoding excinuclease ABC subunit UvrC, translated as MSSEHIQNKLALLPDQPGCYLMKDRQGTIIYVGKAKILKNRVRSYFSGTHDSKTQRLVQEIVDFEYIVTSSNVEALLLEINLIKKHDPRFNIRLKDDKTYPFIKITNERHPRLIITRQVKKDKGKYFGPYPNVYAANEVKRILDRLYPLRKCSTLPNKVCLYYHLGQCLAPCVFDVEASKYKEMQDEIVSFLNGGYKTVKNDLMKKMQEAAENMEFEKAGEFRDQINAIETTMEKQKMTMNDFVDRDVFGYAIDKGWMCVQVFFIRQGKLIERDVSQFPFYNDADEDFLTFIGQFYQKANHIPPKEIYLPDDVDSEAVQAVVPDTKIIVPQRGNKKDLVKLAYKNAKIALNEKFMLLERNEERTVGAVERLGEAMGIPTPSRVEAFDNSNIHGTDPVSAMVTFLDGKPSKNDYRKYKIKTVEGPDDYATMREVIRRRYWRVLKEGLPMPDLILIDGGKGQIDSAKDVLTNELGLDIPVAGLAKDDKHRTSQLLFGDPLEIIPLERNSQEFYLLQRMQDEVHRFAITFHRQLRSKTGFQSILDGIPGVGPGRKKKLLKHFGSMKKLKEATVEEIKEAGVPLNVAEEVHKHITAFNEKAKNTEQK; from the coding sequence ATGTCTTCTGAACATATCCAAAATAAACTAGCGCTTCTGCCGGACCAACCTGGTTGTTATTTGATGAAAGATAGACAAGGAACCATCATTTATGTTGGGAAAGCAAAAATTTTAAAAAATCGTGTACGTTCGTATTTTTCAGGAACGCACGATAGTAAAACACAACGCTTAGTCCAAGAAATTGTGGATTTTGAATATATCGTCACATCATCCAACGTAGAAGCTTTACTACTAGAAATCAATTTAATTAAAAAGCACGATCCACGTTTTAATATTCGGCTAAAGGACGATAAAACCTATCCGTTTATTAAAATTACGAACGAACGACATCCGCGCCTAATTATTACCCGCCAAGTAAAAAAAGATAAAGGGAAATATTTCGGTCCGTACCCAAATGTCTATGCCGCCAATGAAGTAAAACGGATTTTAGATCGCCTATATCCACTACGAAAATGTAGCACTTTGCCCAATAAAGTATGCTTATATTATCACCTCGGCCAATGCCTTGCGCCGTGTGTATTTGATGTGGAAGCAAGTAAGTATAAAGAAATGCAAGACGAAATAGTATCATTCCTAAACGGCGGCTATAAAACCGTCAAAAATGATTTAATGAAAAAAATGCAAGAAGCCGCTGAAAATATGGAATTCGAAAAAGCTGGCGAGTTCCGCGATCAAATCAACGCAATCGAAACAACGATGGAAAAACAAAAAATGACAATGAATGATTTCGTTGACCGCGATGTATTTGGTTACGCCATTGATAAAGGATGGATGTGCGTCCAAGTATTCTTCATTCGCCAAGGAAAACTCATCGAACGCGATGTTTCCCAGTTTCCATTTTATAACGATGCCGACGAAGATTTCCTCACTTTCATTGGCCAATTTTACCAAAAAGCCAACCATATTCCGCCTAAAGAAATTTATTTGCCAGATGATGTTGATAGCGAAGCCGTTCAAGCAGTCGTTCCTGACACAAAAATTATCGTACCACAACGCGGGAATAAGAAAGATCTCGTAAAACTTGCTTATAAAAATGCCAAAATTGCCCTAAACGAAAAATTCATGCTACTTGAACGTAATGAAGAACGCACAGTCGGGGCAGTAGAACGACTTGGAGAAGCAATGGGAATCCCAACGCCATCACGCGTGGAAGCTTTCGATAACTCCAACATTCATGGCACAGACCCCGTTTCCGCGATGGTCACATTCCTTGACGGCAAACCAAGTAAAAATGATTACCGCAAATACAAAATCAAAACCGTAGAAGGCCCAGACGACTACGCAACAATGCGCGAAGTCATCCGCCGTCGTTACTGGCGCGTCCTCAAAGAAGGCTTACCGATGCCCGATTTAATCTTAATTGACGGAGGAAAAGGCCAAATCGACAGCGCCAAAGACGTTCTAACCAACGAACTAGGCCTAGACATTCCAGTAGCCGGCCTCGCCAAAGATGACAAACACCGCACCAGTCAATTGTTATTCGGCGACCCACTTGAAATCATCCCTTTGGAAAGAAACAGCCAAGAATTCTATTTACTACAACGAATGCAAGATGAAGTCCACCGTTTCGCGATCACATTTCATCGCCAACTACGCAGCAAAACCGGCTTCCAGTCCATTCTCGACGGCATTCCAGGCGTAGGCCCAGGCCGCAAGAAAAAACTACTTAAACACTTCGGCTCAATGAAAAAATTAAAAGAAGCAACCGTAGAAGAAATAAAAGAAGCTGGCGTCCCTCTGAATGTTGCTGAGGAAGTGCATAAACATATCACAGCGTTCAATGAAAAAGCAAAAAATACCGAGCAAAAATGA
- a CDS encoding YslB family protein, translating to MVIMVYESGVSEMTENEQNKYEEKALVPSFGLDLLRDYLIPEILGDEAPHIMYWAGKDLARKFPLESLEEIAEFFEEASWGSFSILKEKKDELRLLLEGEMVAARFNAQEEPTFRLEAGFIAEQLQSQKKLYTESYDEIDKRKKQATIIIKWDRKETIDNEERY from the coding sequence TTGGTTATAATGGTGTATGAAAGTGGGGTATCCGAAATGACAGAAAATGAACAGAATAAATACGAGGAAAAAGCACTTGTTCCAAGTTTTGGTTTAGATTTACTACGAGATTATTTAATTCCTGAAATACTTGGAGATGAAGCGCCTCACATTATGTACTGGGCAGGAAAAGACTTAGCTCGCAAATTTCCACTTGAGTCCCTAGAAGAGATAGCTGAATTCTTTGAAGAAGCCTCTTGGGGAAGTTTCAGTATTTTGAAAGAAAAGAAAGATGAACTACGCTTACTTTTAGAAGGCGAAATGGTTGCCGCCCGTTTTAACGCGCAAGAAGAGCCTACCTTTAGACTAGAAGCTGGTTTTATTGCCGAACAATTGCAATCACAGAAAAAACTATATACCGAAAGTTACGATGAAATTGATAAACGTAAAAAACAAGCAACGATTATTATTAAATGGGATCGTAAAGAAACAATCGATAACGAAGAGCGCTACTAA
- a CDS encoding aspartate kinase, whose translation MGLVVLKFGGTSVGTVDKIGKTADQAIYEKKQGNKVIVVVSAMGKSTDKLVAMAEEISEAPDKREMDMLLSTGEQITIALLAMTLKEKGHDATSYTGWQAGIETEAVHSNARIADIDSARIEAALDAGQIVVVAGFQGLTADGEITTLGRGGSDTTAVAIASALKADKCAICTDVVGVFTTDPRYVKKARKLEQLTYDEMLELANLGAGVLHPRSVEYAKNFRIPLEVRASHEQESGTMIEEDLTMENTKVVRGIAFEDQITRVTIHWKQKEAMRVSKVFTKLAENNIDVDIIIQGITGLGHGNLSFTIKTSALLATLAVLEESKELLQIEKLESEQELAKVSIVGSGMVSNPGVAAQMFEALTENNIPIKMISTSEIKVSTVVPARKMVEAAQVLHDQFELDK comes from the coding sequence TTGGGACTAGTCGTATTAAAATTTGGTGGAACATCTGTCGGCACCGTGGATAAAATCGGGAAAACAGCAGATCAAGCCATTTATGAGAAAAAACAAGGAAATAAAGTCATCGTCGTCGTTTCCGCAATGGGGAAATCAACCGACAAATTAGTCGCAATGGCTGAAGAAATTAGCGAGGCTCCAGATAAACGCGAAATGGATATGCTACTTTCTACTGGGGAACAAATCACGATTGCTTTACTTGCGATGACTTTAAAAGAAAAAGGGCATGATGCTACTTCTTATACAGGGTGGCAAGCGGGAATTGAAACAGAAGCTGTACATAGTAATGCGAGAATTGCTGATATTGATAGTGCGCGTATTGAAGCGGCACTTGATGCGGGACAAATCGTTGTCGTTGCTGGATTCCAAGGTTTAACGGCAGACGGGGAGATTACTACACTCGGTCGGGGTGGTTCGGATACAACCGCAGTTGCCATTGCATCCGCTCTTAAAGCAGACAAATGCGCGATTTGCACGGACGTTGTTGGCGTGTTTACAACAGATCCACGCTACGTCAAAAAAGCCCGAAAGCTCGAACAACTTACCTATGATGAAATGCTAGAATTAGCCAATCTCGGCGCTGGAGTATTACATCCACGCTCCGTTGAATATGCCAAAAATTTCCGGATTCCGCTCGAAGTAAGAGCGAGCCACGAACAAGAATCAGGAACAATGATCGAGGAGGATTTAACAATGGAAAATACCAAAGTAGTCCGTGGAATCGCTTTTGAAGACCAAATCACCCGTGTAACTATCCACTGGAAACAAAAAGAAGCGATGCGTGTGTCCAAAGTCTTTACAAAATTAGCGGAAAATAATATTGATGTAGATATTATCATCCAAGGAATTACTGGTCTAGGTCACGGCAACCTATCCTTCACTATCAAAACAAGCGCACTTTTAGCAACACTAGCTGTTTTAGAAGAAAGTAAAGAACTGCTTCAAATCGAAAAATTAGAATCCGAGCAAGAACTGGCGAAAGTTTCGATTGTTGGCTCTGGAATGGTAAGTAATCCAGGGGTAGCTGCGCAAATGTTCGAAGCTTTAACAGAAAATAATATTCCAATTAAAATGATTAGTACGTCTGAAATTAAAGTTTCCACTGTAGTACCTGCACGTAAAATGGTCGAAGCAGCACAAGTTTTACATGACCAATTTGAATTAGATAAATAA
- a CDS encoding RNA polymerase sigma factor: MHLQAHKKHKQHAFDSYCKKILRNETRNIYKEIERLKKYEVSMESLSEKELGKQVIYESNMTREFLFFVENVGMVIVTGEIIAEAIKLLPKEKQAIILLSYILGMSDRRIAEELNLVRRTVSRRRNSTLAELKKIMEED, encoded by the coding sequence ATGCATCTACAAGCACATAAAAAACATAAACAGCATGCCTTTGATAGCTATTGTAAAAAAATACTGAGAAATGAGACGAGAAATATCTACAAAGAAATTGAACGTTTAAAAAAATATGAAGTATCAATGGAGAGTTTGTCAGAAAAAGAATTAGGTAAACAGGTTATTTATGAAAGTAATATGACTAGGGAATTTCTGTTCTTCGTCGAAAATGTAGGTATGGTAATAGTAACGGGAGAAATAATCGCAGAAGCTATTAAATTATTACCAAAAGAAAAACAAGCTATCATATTACTCTCCTATATTCTCGGCATGTCTGACAGGCGAATCGCGGAAGAGCTAAACCTAGTCAGACGCACTGTATCACGTAGGAGAAATAGTACACTAGCTGAATTAAAAAAGATAATGGAGGAAGACTAG
- a CDS encoding helix-turn-helix domain-containing protein, whose protein sequence is MNETTQRKNRLVPYETIVAASEGDIEAVGAVLDHYAGYITTLSTRVLFDEYGNPHVCVDEDLRRRIEAKLVSKLLLFNAS, encoded by the coding sequence ATGAATGAAACAACGCAGAGAAAAAATAGACTAGTACCTTACGAAACAATAGTTGCTGCGTCAGAGGGAGATATAGAAGCAGTTGGAGCAGTTTTAGATCACTATGCGGGTTATATTACAACGTTATCTACAAGAGTATTATTTGATGAATATGGAAATCCACACGTTTGCGTAGATGAAGACTTACGGCGTAGAATCGAAGCGAAATTAGTTTCGAAATTGCTGCTGTTTAATGCTTCGTGA
- the racE gene encoding glutamate racemase, with product MKQAIGFIDSGVGGLTVVREVLKQLPHEQVYYLGDTARCPYGPRDKEEVAQFTWEMTNFLVDRGIKMLVIACNTATAAALYDIREKLDIPVIGVIQPGSRAALKATRNNKIGVLGTLGTVESMAYPTALKGLNRRVEVDSLACPKFVSVVESGEYKSAIAKKVVAESLLPLKSTNIDTVILGCTHYPLLKPIIENFMGDGVSVINSGEETASEVSALLDYHNLLEATDEEIEHRFFTTGSTQIFKDIAKDWLNMPDMTVEHIKLGK from the coding sequence GTGAAACAAGCTATTGGCTTTATTGATTCGGGAGTAGGCGGTTTGACAGTAGTGCGAGAAGTGCTAAAACAGCTACCCCATGAACAAGTATATTATTTAGGTGACACCGCACGTTGCCCTTATGGACCACGCGACAAAGAAGAAGTAGCTCAGTTTACTTGGGAAATGACCAATTTTCTAGTAGATCGTGGCATCAAAATGCTCGTTATTGCATGTAACACAGCAACGGCAGCAGCTTTGTATGACATTCGCGAAAAACTGGATATCCCTGTTATCGGGGTTATTCAACCAGGTTCGAGAGCAGCACTCAAAGCAACAAGAAACAATAAAATTGGCGTACTAGGAACACTTGGTACCGTCGAAAGTATGGCATATCCAACAGCGCTTAAAGGATTAAATCGCCGAGTGGAAGTAGATTCCCTCGCATGTCCAAAATTTGTATCTGTCGTAGAATCAGGCGAATATAAAAGTGCGATTGCAAAAAAAGTAGTAGCCGAATCACTTTTACCACTGAAAAGTACTAATATTGATACGGTGATTTTGGGTTGTACACATTATCCACTTTTAAAACCAATTATCGAGAACTTCATGGGTGACGGTGTGTCCGTTATTAACTCCGGAGAAGAAACTGCGAGTGAAGTCAGCGCGTTACTGGATTATCATAATTTATTAGAGGCTACAGATGAAGAAATCGAGCACCGTTTTTTCACTACGGGTTCGACACAAATTTTTAAAGATATTGCAAAAGACTGGTTAAATATGCCAGATATGACTGTAGAACATATTAAATTAGGAAAATAA